agaaccactgttgtagatAAGTTGCATTTAAAATTCTCTGCAAGGGCAAATCTTTATTCTGTCTGAATCTGGcactgtgtgtgttcattggATTTCTTACTTGATTCTGACCAATTAACTTGCCATCAGTGACAAAcctaggacctgatcctgtgatgtgatgacttcagtgagagttagtTAAGTTATGCTTAGTATGTTGTGTGAGGTGCTCAACACCTTGTAGGATTGACCACCTTCAGAGTTAAATGATTGAATTTACCAATGTAAACGTCTTTTTCTAGGTCGCTTGTATCAAGTTGAATATGCTATGGAAGCAATTGGACATGCAGGCACTTGCCTGGGAATTTTAGCAAATGATGGTGTATTGTTAGCAGCAGAACGGCGCAACATCCACAAGCTTCTTGATGAAGtctttttttcagagaaaatatACAAGCTTAATGAGTAAGTTGAGATGTTGGTGAAATATGTTCGCTGCTGTTATAATTGCTAATAGGGTATTTAATTACCTCTGTCATTCAAACAACCTGAGTAGTTTTGAGTTCTTGAATGAAATTATTTTATCTGTGTTACCTTTAACAGCTCTCAGAAATTATGGTTATAGCAAAATCTTTCTTTTCTAGACAGAATAACCCATATGTTAAAGCTAATATGGGAATGTTTCTTGCGATCAGAGCTGGTATTTCCCAATACGGGGTGCTATCACTGCATTAGCATTTATGTGATAACGCTCTGCTCTCTGATTTCCTCATTTCTCCTCATTTTCAGATTTACTCGTGAACAAATTTACCTGTTGCTTCTATTGCTTATCGGTTTTCATATTTCAGTGATGCGCACTCTGTTACGTACATTACGTTCCACTTCctgtttttcttcatttgctCTCTGTTCTGTTTTAAAACTGAACAATTCTGCACATTATTTCTGAAATAACATTGGTCCCTGTCTTGTTCAAATGTTATCTTTAGTTCGTATAGGCTGTAAGTCACATTTCAAATCATGCATTTGTTTTGTCTTTCGTATTTTCTGTGGATATGAGTAAAGCATGCATTAATATTCTCTGACATGACTGTAGTAGAGGTGATCCATATCTCCatttctcaatctttttttttctaattattcAGATTTTTGTTACCAGTGTTATCAACAAGAATCATACTGTGGATTGTTTTCCACTCTGCCCAATAAAGGTCTGGATACTCATGTTCACTGGAGTTCTGCTTGGTGCACGTGAGGCATAAGTGACTTTGCCctctttccccctttcctttctgcCCTGAtcctgggggcagccaggggcttaTTTAGCAGGGGAAAAGAACTGGGTTATTCAGGAATCATGTTACCTACAATCAAAGGAGTGATTACTTGTGTCTGCTCCtacttttttttctctaaattCACTATCTGGATTATTTTTCTACTTATGCATTTGATCCTGTCTGCTTGAGCAGTGGATATTTTATAGCCATCTCAAATTCAGCAGGAGAAACACTAAATTTAAGCTACTTGGCGCAGTTAAGGATATTGCAATACTCTTtgctaaaaataaatacagttaaGAAAATTGTCATCTGTTCTCATCTGAATCAGTTGTTTCTCTCAAATAGTTTTTCCAGTAACAATTAACCAGTTTGTCAGTTGTGCACACAATGAATATCCTCTAGAATCTCTATTAATAAgaatttaaagttttgttttagTTGGTCATTGCACAGTATGTTTGACCCAAATAAAAGGTTATGTCAGAATGATACTGTGCTGTTATGGGAGTGGTTACAACATGTATCTGACATAATGCAGTGGCAGGAACTTATGGCCTTTTTTGTTTAAGGGTatagctacatttggaatttcaaagcgctgccccagcagcgctgcgggagcgctgccgcggcagcgctttgaagtgtgagtgtagtcgaagcggcagcgctgggagagagctctcccagcgctgcatgtaaaccacatcctttacaggtgtagcgtgcagagctgggagccgcgctcccagcgctgccgccctgattacactgacgctttacagcgctgtatcttgcagcgctcaggggggtgttttttcacacccctgagcgcgaaagttgcagcgctgtaaagcgtcagtgtagccatggccttacagTGTGTGGGTTTCATCGTAGGTATGAAACTGTTCTTCCTCTGCAACGTTGCATAATGATATAACTATCGCTCAGGTATTAATAACAATCCAGTGAACTTGTGTATTTATATTTCAGGGATATGGCTTGCAGTGTTGCAGGGATAACTTCAGATGCTAATGTTCTAACAAATGAACTGAGACTTATTGCACAAAGGTATGATCATAGATTTTTGTAGCTTTACATAAGAGCTGTAACGTGTGACAGTGAGGACTTAAGACTAACCCTGACTTCAAATTTAATCCTCTAACAAGGAAAATGCTTCTCttttgttctctgtatgtgtattaaAGTTTAATCAAACAAAAGGAATAAATGTTCTACATTTTTGCCCCTGACTaaataaagttttgcttttacttTCATGTATGGTTGGCTCACGTGAGCGGAAAGGAGTAGCTCTAAAAGAGCTTTAACATTTACCAGAACCTAACCAATGGTTTAATGAATACCTGGTACCAGTCAACAAATTAACTTAAGAATTATAAAATAAGCAAATCCATATATACTATTCTGGTCCAATTATATACATGTTATAAAATGTAATGCCTTGCATGTGagcctctttttattttttttgtgggggccTATATATATATGGAGCATATACCCAACTTTAACGCTATTCGGCTAATTAAATATACTAGCAGAagatgaatttgttcagttttAGATGATTTGACAAACCAGGccaagaaaatggaaaataacaATCTATCAAACTCTGTTTTACATTATCTTATGTATTCCAGACAGCTCTAGTTTATAGCTGAATCTCTAGTCATTTAGAACAATAAAGGAAACAGTATAGTTTCCCCGTTTGTTTACATTGCATAAAATAGATAACCAAAATGGTTGGATTACATCCACTAAGGATTTACCCTGTTCCAGTGAAATGCTAATCAATTTATTGTTAATGTGTTAGAGGTAGTTAGTGTACTTACTTcagaaatgtccttttttttaaaatgaaacacttttAACTACTGGATAGCTAAGTAAAGTCCTAATAAACATGTGCAGCTTCAAGGTTGTCTGATTCCTTAATTAAGGAATAATATATAGTTACAGAAAGTGTTCTCAAATATAAATTTGgtttcttttaaagaaacattttatttgcCATATCTCCTCATGGAGTACAGAGCCGTTCATATATTTTAAACTACGTTTGCATACTATCACCCAGATCTGTGAAAGGATGCACTTTCATTATACCCAAGGATCTGGTTCATTACTTTAAtacatttttcttaatttattaTTATAGCTGTAGTCTTACAGTAAATTTACAGACGTTGTGATGGTAATGTCACAAGTAATAGAAGTTGTGTTGAAATTTAAAGTTACAGGCATGTGTACTCTTTACTAAATTGCTAACCTCAGTCCTTTTTGGATAACTGATAAGTTGTTGTTCCATTCTTATAGCCATCCTTGTAAGATTCAtgttgctttcattttttaatttttacaagaCACCTGTCTTGCCAACATGTTTTCTCTACTAATTTATCCTGCTCCAAAAAGATTGTTCCAGATTCATTGGTCTCTGTTCATGGGCCATCATCAGGTAATATACTGAGCCCACTCACTCTTGTGACAAATGTACAACCTAATCATTatggaaaaattcaaagtgatttttttattaaGTCTTGTGAAACAACTCTGGCACATTTTCTATTCGAAAGTTTGGTAATAAAGACATTGATGCCAGGGATCTTGTTCAGTGACTTGTTTTGTGTTCCTTCTGCTCGTTCTCATCCTTCCACTAGCTAATTTTACTTTTCATTCCCCTGTTGCAATTTCCATGGAGGTTGCTATCACACCCCCATTGCAAATTGGATGGAAGAATTACTAAATAATAATGAGACCTAGTACTTTATGCTGTGATaccaactgtgtgtgtgttgggatttCCATTCTCATTCTGATAGAACTGTGAATCAAAATAATATCTTAAGCATTGCTGAGCTCTGTACCTGAATTATGgagctgaaaaaacaaaaatctattattttttatttcttttgaataTTAGGTATCTATTGCAGTATCAAGAACCAATTCCTTGTGAGCAGTTGGTAACAGCACTATGTGATATCAAGCAAGCTTATACACAGTTTGGAGGTAataaggaggagggatagctcagtggtttgagcattggcctgctaaatccaggattgtgagttcagtccttgagggggctatttagggatgtggggcaaaaatctgtctggtgattggtcctgctttgagcagggggttggactacatgacctcctgaggtcccttccaaccctgacgtTCTATGTTAAATAAATGAAACATACTGGAAGTTTTAAATATCTAAAGAATGATTTTATGAAGTTATTTACAATACTTGGTTACTGGCCTATAAAATTACTAAGCACAAATGACCCCTGAAAAATTGCCAAAGGAATTAACTTTTGTTTCCAAATGATGGCATTGAAATGATAATGAATTTATAGATACTAAATGTGCTGGTATAGACACAGCCATTAATCACTATTGAAAATTTGGTGGCTGAGATGTAGGGCTTTTTGATCACAGCGATGCCCAGAATCCCAACAGGAAGAaattagttttgtgtgtgtgtgtatttatttattttattaaatctaGGACCCATATATTGTACCATTGTAACTATGGACTAGCAGCTGTGGCTAGGGACATCCGTcttcaaatacttttttaaattattagtgTGGGTCAGACAACTTGGTTTTGTGACTTTTAGATAACAATGTTATAGCCTAGGGAGTGTTTCCAAATACACAGAACTGTGATGTTTCCACAAACACAAGCAATAAAAGTGTTTAAAACGCAGACGACCCTAACTGGCTGATAACCTCCATTATATTTGTAGTGTGACTTGACCATTAATGTACTTTGATTTCTGGAGCTCTTATGCTAAAAATTTAAGGATGGTCATAGAAGATTTGTTTTAAGATACTAAGATGGTAAATTCTAGTTTGTTTACATGGAAATAAATTGCTGGTAGGGTAAGTGATTGAAATAAGACTACAGCAGCATTCTTCCTCACATCTTAGAAGGAAACAATAAAAGGATTTATAGTAGAGCTTATCTAAAATACCAGAAGTACAGAGCAGTCTATTAAATCTTAGATCAGAGGAAAGGATTTAACATtttccttgacttttttttttttttaaagcagcgtTGGGGACCAATCTAGTTACTAAATTTAGATCACTAATACCCATGTATTTTAACAGGAAAACGTCCTTTTGGTGTTTCATTGCTGTACATTGGCTGGGATAAGCATTATGGATTTCAGCTGTATCAGAGTGATCCTAGTGGAAACTATGGAGGATGGAAAGCCACATGCATTGGGAATAATAGTGCTGTAAGAGATTTTTTCTTAATAgaacaaaataaatgaatttgtCCATGATAAACCGTGTACTAACCACAATTCCATATTCATTACTACCACAGGCAGAAATAGTTGTAAAACATTTCCTACAGGAATATTAATGCCAGAGAGTATTAATGATCTCTGACAACTGACGCCAGAACTTTAAATTGCCTatatgcattgctttgcattaaATAAATCTCCATTCTTTGTCTGACAGGCAGCTGTGTCAATGTTAAAACAAGACTATAAAGAAGGAGCAATGACCTTGAAATCTGCACTTGCTTTAGCCATTAAAGTGCTAAACAAAACCATGGATGTTAGTAAACTCTCTGCAGAGAAAGGTAAGCAGTATTGCTCTCCCATATTTAAAGGTAAACCTGCTTTAACTCCTTGCTGCTGAAAAACCCAAACACTTGCTGTAAAAAGATTACAATAAACTGGATATGTTTCAAACAATtgctttttaatcaaaaataagtCAGTGATAATGGAGTTTTAGAAAACAAACTAGTGTATTATATTGCCACACAAGATAGTTGTAGCCgtgtcaatcccaggatattagagagacaaggtgggagaggtagtatcttttattggaccaacttctgttggtgaaagagacaagcttttgagccacatg
This sequence is a window from Gopherus evgoodei ecotype Sinaloan lineage chromosome 10, rGopEvg1_v1.p, whole genome shotgun sequence. Protein-coding genes within it:
- the PSMA4 gene encoding proteasome subunit alpha type-4, with protein sequence MSRRYDSRTTIFSPEGRLYQVEYAMEAIGHAGTCLGILANDGVLLAAERRNIHKLLDEVFFSEKIYKLNEDMACSVAGITSDANVLTNELRLIAQRYLLQYQEPIPCEQLVTALCDIKQAYTQFGGKRPFGVSLLYIGWDKHYGFQLYQSDPSGNYGGWKATCIGNNSAAAVSMLKQDYKEGAMTLKSALALAIKVLNKTMDVSKLSAEKVEIATLTRENGKTTIRVLKQKEVEQLIKKHEEEEAKSEREKKEKEQKEKDK